A genomic segment from Pectinophora gossypiella chromosome 3, ilPecGoss1.1, whole genome shotgun sequence encodes:
- the LOC126382055 gene encoding reticulon-4-like isoform X2, translating into MEPGESQNLIGSQDVLEQQKNDVESGEKLYVTADKRGEKGGCRRPLCWTLLALVVAAIVALIVLAATGILFANTPTPLDQYNTSLSSARALGGLGHDHGAHDHYNIDHDHSAHEHSAHDHDFSANDDSAHDHSNHAVPGQTSAEKDAEAKDVNVPMADDSNDMSIYVPRTVEGELKIDNEEFSSVLQDPESEEFRQFNENFGSALKRALFDRNMLEAGDHKIGVQVVQIRPGSLVVSYRIHWTPKSSSEGNEDLLTARSLKSKLDSYLDKNSRMISVYHVSDDRMSTRQVLDLCQINKNDCEHGCTFDENSLEFICTCPRGQILDMVNQKKCMSIFESSEQMETKTGEDNKQKEFRVLDIDSTGTTTRPIPEEQKPDNNFDWKNIHDIIPEVTTEGDHAQSSEEVNRPVIVEPHPTAEPTSEPEPTPEPKPEPEPAAEPKPEPEPEPTPTPEPKPEPEPTAEPQPTTTEAQTESRHMSETLASSELSEELHSFVDLRPTHEPQATAEPQPTSEPQPNPEPQPAAEPQPTAEPQPTAEPEPTPEPTAEPQPAAEPQPTAEPQPAAEPLPSTEPQPTAEPKSSIEQQLFAEPEPNAEPQPPTESKTEQEAEPRSNPEPAAKPSTTTSEYSFESINTTPEPQLTSEPSADREPKLGLINTDISQETELRTTTEPKMDSEENSQEDNTNLQIANTKYENKFDDSKLDDETTTMKTPVTESVLGQEMKSVFSIYEHKKNESGLNDDMNHDREKIAHKEATNMEDLKNEAQTESSVKNASDTVTSTTENYMHFYNVNLKNDDLPEKYFRRVEDVVDETTTNHNTNMNMSKMSESEDDISFDQISKDHKSSVSIMRDSTTKVNVEQPTTTSPFTVLTTSEEAKMNPTEIRESNSNDYIIPFPNIQRSNAIETPYHNDSESAMRNESQNDAPDKPLNSILLEASSLATNKPITEETTTLKPQTTTEFFISKQNNSDAEQSLVFAVLDQKNTTHTTTEKEPSYEGVDITFDTINMLYNRSSKSFENHTEIGNETTEITEPKVSPTTESDWLVEPVTEVNYNVMMSRPEKQETTETNSHKLQEIINRGISKDDIEPDYLNINPTKTPDQDEPLYGMIHDYDNEDSRVKRVNTEIKDAAVKKNMTANTNQTLHTNESEKSVTIITAAESHNESSINENSQDDTNKKTTANIDNSELTQNQTTISEEKSSEESQTATETPKVDLPTVLPNVSDNMSNKLKTENESTTVNINSNENLETTTTVTQYVYKGFEKSLANPLTRNESSRSWNNEPAPVWETDNTDVKQLEIHEQGTSGNNTTNTSVIHADKTFTNKSTTTLLESDLGVIAYNHSESIESQNTTQVNNLNVTIYEIPGSNQSVTTSKSTTHSAEYEDHETEMNPFLPEVENNKSLVKKLQEGHDLEPANMNETQNENTDEHNSHSLGAPTEPSNSDAPTTTKAQDGKESSTNEDEASINDLINESYSYPEDENSGRETTERGQTNAVTDRQKSKSEDKTQIATFLLDTDDLDVSKDHSMEGKSDNSASVPMNAVSNIANDDSDFLSVVPIADEKLEERETLKKNFKSGGIQELNDISDSPKKSDRRTLGASKLDSVINNEA; encoded by the exons ATGGAACCAGGAGAGTCACAGAATCTTATAGGGAGCCAAGATGTTTTGGAACAACAGAAAAATGATGTAGAATC AGGCGAAAAACTGTACGTAACGGCGGACAAACGCGGCGAGAAGGGCGGGTGCCGACGACCGCTGTGCTGGACGCTGCTGGCGCTGGTCGTCGCAGCCATCGTCGCGCTCATAGTGCTTGCTGCCA CTGGAATCCTGTTCGCGAACACGCCGACGCCACTGGATCAGTACAACACATCGTTGTCGTCAGCGCGAGCGCTCGGCGGACTAGGCCACGACCACGGTGCACACGACCACTACAACATCGACCACGACCACAGCGCACACGAGCACAGCGCACATGACCATGATTTCTCGGCTAATGATGATAGCGCCCATGACCACAGCAATCATGCTGTGCCTGGCCAGACCTCGGCGGAGAAAGACGCTGAAGCAAAAGATGTGAATGTCCCCATGGCGGATGATAGCAATGACATGTCTATTTATG TTCCAAGGACAGTTGAAGGCGAGCTCAAAATAGACAACGAAGAGTTCTCGTCAGTTCTACAGGACCCGGAGAGCGAAGAGTTCCGCCAGTTCAACGAAAACTTTGGCAGTGCGCTCAAGAGAGCTCTCTTCGATAGGAATATGCTCGAGGCTGGTGACCACAAGATTGGAGTCCAGGTCGTTCAAATCAG GCCGGGATCATTGGTAGTGAGCTACAGGATTCACTGGACGCCGAAATCCAGTTCTGAAGGAAACGAGGATCTACTAACTGCCCGCTCACTAAAGTCAAAGTTAGATAGTTACCTCGACAAGAACAGCAGGATGATCAGCGTGTACCACGTCTCCGATGATAGAATGTCCACAAGACAAGTCCTAGACTTGTGTCAAATCAATAAAAACGATTGCGAACACGGATGCACATTCGACGAAAACAGCCTCGAGTTCATTTGCACCTGCCCACGTGGACAAATCCTCGACATGGTCAACCAGAAAAAGTGCATGTCAATATTCGAAAGTTCAGAGCAAATGGAAACAAAAACTGGCGAAGACAACAAGCAAAAAGAGTTTAGAGTTCTAGATATAGATTCTACGGGAACAACGACAAGACCTATTCCGGAGGAACAAAAACCCGATAATAATTTTGACTGGAAGAATATTCACGATATAATACCAGAAGTAACCACAGAAGGAGATCACGCGCAGTCTAGTGAAGAGGTTAATAGACCAGTAATTGTTGAACCACATCCAACGGCAGAGCCTACAAGTGAACCGGAGCCAACACCTGAACCAAAGCCTGAACCAGAACCAGCGGCTGAACCGAAACCAGAACCCGAACCAGAGCCAACCCCGACACCCGAACCAAAACCGGAACCTGAGCCAACTGCTGAACCCCAACCAACTACAACAGAAGCACAAACAGAGTCGCGACACATGTCGGAAACACTAGCGTCTTCAGAACTCTCCGAAGAACTGCATTCCTTTGTTGATCTACGTCCTACACACGAACCGCAGGCTACTGCTGAGCCACAACCTACATCTGAACCACAACCTAACCCTGAACCCCAGCCTGCTGCTGAGCCTCAGCCCACTGCTGAGCCCCAGCCCACTGCGGAGCCGGAACCTACTCCAGAACCTACAGCTGAACCTCAACCTGCTGCAGAACCTCAACCTACTGCTGAACCTCAGCCTGCTGCTGAGCCTCTTCCTTCCACCGAACCCCAACCCACAGCTGAGCCAAAGTCTTCTATTGAGCAGCAACTTTTTGCAGAACCAGAACCCAACGCCGAACCGCAACCTCCGACTGAATCCAAGACAGAGCAGGAGGCAGAACCAAGATCAAACCCAGAGCCTGCTGCTAAGCCAAGTACCACCACATCAGAGTACAGTTTCGAATCCATCAACACTACGCCAGAACCCCAACTTACATCTGAACCTTCTGCAGATCGCGAACCAAAGCTTGGACTAATCAATACAGATATATCCCAGGAGACCGAGCTCCGAACTACAACTGAACCTAAAATGGATTCCGAGGAAAATAGTCAAGAAGACAATACAAATCTACAAATAGCAAATAcaaaatacgaaaataaatTTGATGATAGTAAACTTGATGATGAAACAACCACTATGAAAACTCCAGTAACAGAATCTGTTCTAGGTCAGGAAATGAAATCCGTGTTCTCGATTTACGAGCATAAGAAGAACGAATCTGGATTAAATGATGACATGAATCACGACAGGGAAAAGATCGCTCATAAGGAAGCAACTAACATGGAAGACCTAAAAAATGAAGCTCAAACCGAATCATCCGTTAAAAATGCATCCGATACTGTTACATCTACTACTGAAAACTATATgcatttttataatgtaaatttgaAAAACGACGATTTACCAGAGAAATATTTTAGACGAGTCGAAGATGTTGTAGATGAAACTACAACTAATCATAATACCAATATGAATATGAGTAAAATGTCGGAATCAGAAGATGATATATCATTTGATCAAATCTCAAAAGACCACAAATCAAGTGTTAGCATAATGCGAGATTCTACAACTAAAGTGAACGTTGAACAACCAACAACGACGTCACCATTTACCGTATTAACTACGTCTGAAGAGGCTAAAATGAACCCTACTGAAATAAGAGAATCGAATTCAAACGATTATATTATACCTTTCCCTAATATTCAAAGATCAAATGCTATCGAAACGCCCTATCATAATGATAGTGAAAGCGCTATGAGAAATGAATCACAAAATGATGCTCCTGACAAACCTTTAAACTCAATTCTTCTTGAAGCGTCATCGCTAGCCACGAATAAACCAATAACAGAAGAAACTACAACTCTCAAACCGCAAACAACAACAGAATTCTTTATAtccaaacaaaataattcagATGCTGAACAAAGTCTTGTTTTTGCTGTTCTTGACCAGAAAAATACAACACATACCACTACTGAAAAAGAACCGTCGTACGAAGGAGTCGACATAACTTTCGATACTATAAATATGCTTTATAACCGCTCATCAAAATCATTCGAAAACCATACTGAGATAGGTAACGAAACTACTGAAATAACAGAGCCTAAAGTGAGTCCAACTACAGAATCAGATTGGTTAGTCGAACCAGTTACTGAAGTAAACTATAACGTTATGATGAGCCGCCCAGAGAAACAGGAAACAACAGAAACAAATTCACATAAACTACAAGAGATCATCAATCGTGGAATAAGCAAGGACGATATAGAGCcagattatttaaatattaatccTACCAAAACGCCTGACCAAGACGAACCATTATATGGGATGATCCACGATTACGACAATGAAGACTCTAGAGTAAAAAGAGTtaacacagaaataaaagaTGCAGCGGTGAAGAAGAATATGACCGCAAATACAAATCAAACACTACATACTAATGAATCTGAGAAATCCGTTACAATTATTACAGCGGCAGAGTCTCACAACGAATCATCTATAAACGAAAATAGTCAAGatgacacaaataaaaaaactaccGCAAATATTGACAATTctgaattaactcaaaatcaaacTACGATAAGCGAAGAGAAATCATCTGAAGAAAGTCAAACTGCTACCGAAACTCCTAAAGTCGATTTACCTACTGTTTTACCAAATGTTTCAGATAATATGTCTAACAAATTGAAAACTGAAAATGAATCCACCACAGTCAATATCAATTCTAATGAAAATCTAGAAACTACGACAACAGTAACTCAGTACGTCTACAAAGGATTCGAGAAATCTTTAGCAAATCCACTAACCAGAAACGAATCGTCACGATCATGGAACAATGAACCCGCGCCAGTTTGGGAAACAGATAACACCGATGTGAAACAACTGGAAATCCATGAGCAAGGAACTTCTGGCAATAATACTACCAATACAAGTGTAATTCATGCAGACAAGacattcacaaataaatcaacCACTACCTTATTAGAAAGCGACCTGGGAGTAATTGCGTATAACCACAGTGAGTCCATTGAAAGTCAAAATACAACACAAGTTAATAATCTAAATGTTACAATCTATGAAATACCTGGAAGTAATCAATCGGTTACAACATCGAAATCCACAACACATTCTGCAGAATACGAAGATCACGAAACTGAAATGAATCCTTTCTTACCTGAGGTTGAAAACAACAAGAGTCTTGTGAAAAAGCTTCAAGAAGGTCACGACCTTGAACCAGCAAATATGAACGAAACACAAAATGAAAACACAGATGAACATAACAGTCACTCATTAGGAGCTCCTACAGAACCTTCGAACAGTGATGCTCCAACTACAACAAAAGCTCAAGATGGTAAAGAATCTAGTACTAATGAAGATGAAGCATCTATCAACGATTTAATAAACGAAAGTTATAGCTATCCTGAAGACGAGAACAGTGGACGTGAGACAACTGAAAGAGGTCAAACAAATGCAGTCACTGATAGGCAAAAATCTAAATCAGAAGATAAAACCCAAATAGCTACCTTTTTATTAGACACAGACGATTTAGATGTTAGCAAAGATCATTCTATGGAAGGTAAGTCAGACAACTCCGCTAGTGTACCAATGAACGCAGTATCAAACATAGCAAATGATGATAGTGATTTCCTAAGTGTGGTTCCTATCGCCGATGAAAAACTTGAAGAAAGAGAAACGTTAAAAAAGAACTTCAAAAGTGGAGGTATTCAAGAACTCAATGATATAAGTGATTCACCAAAAAAGAGTGACAGAAGGACATTAGGTGCAAGCAAATTGGATTCTGTAATTAATAATGAAGCGTAA
- the LOC126382055 gene encoding reticulon-4-like isoform X1: protein MDTHSRSASPREASRPQHRPPSPPGTHSPSAPASPTAPASPAPAGFDNRGYQHDDPNHNDSFTSHQQNGHKDHQPNGTDQKTLEAVNLELINLTPKNGAKKKDVEVDMNATNPYDEYFVPVNEHRKYMRGEKLYVTADKRGEKGGCRRPLCWTLLALVVAAIVALIVLAATGILFANTPTPLDQYNTSLSSARALGGLGHDHGAHDHYNIDHDHSAHEHSAHDHDFSANDDSAHDHSNHAVPGQTSAEKDAEAKDVNVPMADDSNDMSIYVPRTVEGELKIDNEEFSSVLQDPESEEFRQFNENFGSALKRALFDRNMLEAGDHKIGVQVVQIRPGSLVVSYRIHWTPKSSSEGNEDLLTARSLKSKLDSYLDKNSRMISVYHVSDDRMSTRQVLDLCQINKNDCEHGCTFDENSLEFICTCPRGQILDMVNQKKCMSIFESSEQMETKTGEDNKQKEFRVLDIDSTGTTTRPIPEEQKPDNNFDWKNIHDIIPEVTTEGDHAQSSEEVNRPVIVEPHPTAEPTSEPEPTPEPKPEPEPAAEPKPEPEPEPTPTPEPKPEPEPTAEPQPTTTEAQTESRHMSETLASSELSEELHSFVDLRPTHEPQATAEPQPTSEPQPNPEPQPAAEPQPTAEPQPTAEPEPTPEPTAEPQPAAEPQPTAEPQPAAEPLPSTEPQPTAEPKSSIEQQLFAEPEPNAEPQPPTESKTEQEAEPRSNPEPAAKPSTTTSEYSFESINTTPEPQLTSEPSADREPKLGLINTDISQETELRTTTEPKMDSEENSQEDNTNLQIANTKYENKFDDSKLDDETTTMKTPVTESVLGQEMKSVFSIYEHKKNESGLNDDMNHDREKIAHKEATNMEDLKNEAQTESSVKNASDTVTSTTENYMHFYNVNLKNDDLPEKYFRRVEDVVDETTTNHNTNMNMSKMSESEDDISFDQISKDHKSSVSIMRDSTTKVNVEQPTTTSPFTVLTTSEEAKMNPTEIRESNSNDYIIPFPNIQRSNAIETPYHNDSESAMRNESQNDAPDKPLNSILLEASSLATNKPITEETTTLKPQTTTEFFISKQNNSDAEQSLVFAVLDQKNTTHTTTEKEPSYEGVDITFDTINMLYNRSSKSFENHTEIGNETTEITEPKVSPTTESDWLVEPVTEVNYNVMMSRPEKQETTETNSHKLQEIINRGISKDDIEPDYLNINPTKTPDQDEPLYGMIHDYDNEDSRVKRVNTEIKDAAVKKNMTANTNQTLHTNESEKSVTIITAAESHNESSINENSQDDTNKKTTANIDNSELTQNQTTISEEKSSEESQTATETPKVDLPTVLPNVSDNMSNKLKTENESTTVNINSNENLETTTTVTQYVYKGFEKSLANPLTRNESSRSWNNEPAPVWETDNTDVKQLEIHEQGTSGNNTTNTSVIHADKTFTNKSTTTLLESDLGVIAYNHSESIESQNTTQVNNLNVTIYEIPGSNQSVTTSKSTTHSAEYEDHETEMNPFLPEVENNKSLVKKLQEGHDLEPANMNETQNENTDEHNSHSLGAPTEPSNSDAPTTTKAQDGKESSTNEDEASINDLINESYSYPEDENSGRETTERGQTNAVTDRQKSKSEDKTQIATFLLDTDDLDVSKDHSMEGKSDNSASVPMNAVSNIANDDSDFLSVVPIADEKLEERETLKKNFKSGGIQELNDISDSPKKSDRRTLGASKLDSVINNEA, encoded by the exons ATGGACACGCACAGTAGATCGGCGTCCCCGCGCGAGGCGTCGCGGCCGCAGCACCGGCCCCCTTCACCCCCGGGCACGCACTCCCCCAGCGCGCCAGCGTCGCCCACCGCGCCCGCCTCCCCAGCCCCCGCGGGCTTCGACAACCGCGGCTACCAGCACGACGACCCCAACCACAACGACTCCTTCACCTCCCACCAACAAAACGGCCACAAAGACCACCAACCCAATGGCACCGACCAGAAAACCCTCGAAGCCGTTAATCTGGAGCTCATCAACCTAACCCCCAAGAACGGCGCCAAGAAGAAAGATGTAGAAGTCGACATGAACGCCACCAACCCCTACGACGAGTACTTCGTGCCGGTCAACGAGCACAGGAAATACATGAG AGGCGAAAAACTGTACGTAACGGCGGACAAACGCGGCGAGAAGGGCGGGTGCCGACGACCGCTGTGCTGGACGCTGCTGGCGCTGGTCGTCGCAGCCATCGTCGCGCTCATAGTGCTTGCTGCCA CTGGAATCCTGTTCGCGAACACGCCGACGCCACTGGATCAGTACAACACATCGTTGTCGTCAGCGCGAGCGCTCGGCGGACTAGGCCACGACCACGGTGCACACGACCACTACAACATCGACCACGACCACAGCGCACACGAGCACAGCGCACATGACCATGATTTCTCGGCTAATGATGATAGCGCCCATGACCACAGCAATCATGCTGTGCCTGGCCAGACCTCGGCGGAGAAAGACGCTGAAGCAAAAGATGTGAATGTCCCCATGGCGGATGATAGCAATGACATGTCTATTTATG TTCCAAGGACAGTTGAAGGCGAGCTCAAAATAGACAACGAAGAGTTCTCGTCAGTTCTACAGGACCCGGAGAGCGAAGAGTTCCGCCAGTTCAACGAAAACTTTGGCAGTGCGCTCAAGAGAGCTCTCTTCGATAGGAATATGCTCGAGGCTGGTGACCACAAGATTGGAGTCCAGGTCGTTCAAATCAG GCCGGGATCATTGGTAGTGAGCTACAGGATTCACTGGACGCCGAAATCCAGTTCTGAAGGAAACGAGGATCTACTAACTGCCCGCTCACTAAAGTCAAAGTTAGATAGTTACCTCGACAAGAACAGCAGGATGATCAGCGTGTACCACGTCTCCGATGATAGAATGTCCACAAGACAAGTCCTAGACTTGTGTCAAATCAATAAAAACGATTGCGAACACGGATGCACATTCGACGAAAACAGCCTCGAGTTCATTTGCACCTGCCCACGTGGACAAATCCTCGACATGGTCAACCAGAAAAAGTGCATGTCAATATTCGAAAGTTCAGAGCAAATGGAAACAAAAACTGGCGAAGACAACAAGCAAAAAGAGTTTAGAGTTCTAGATATAGATTCTACGGGAACAACGACAAGACCTATTCCGGAGGAACAAAAACCCGATAATAATTTTGACTGGAAGAATATTCACGATATAATACCAGAAGTAACCACAGAAGGAGATCACGCGCAGTCTAGTGAAGAGGTTAATAGACCAGTAATTGTTGAACCACATCCAACGGCAGAGCCTACAAGTGAACCGGAGCCAACACCTGAACCAAAGCCTGAACCAGAACCAGCGGCTGAACCGAAACCAGAACCCGAACCAGAGCCAACCCCGACACCCGAACCAAAACCGGAACCTGAGCCAACTGCTGAACCCCAACCAACTACAACAGAAGCACAAACAGAGTCGCGACACATGTCGGAAACACTAGCGTCTTCAGAACTCTCCGAAGAACTGCATTCCTTTGTTGATCTACGTCCTACACACGAACCGCAGGCTACTGCTGAGCCACAACCTACATCTGAACCACAACCTAACCCTGAACCCCAGCCTGCTGCTGAGCCTCAGCCCACTGCTGAGCCCCAGCCCACTGCGGAGCCGGAACCTACTCCAGAACCTACAGCTGAACCTCAACCTGCTGCAGAACCTCAACCTACTGCTGAACCTCAGCCTGCTGCTGAGCCTCTTCCTTCCACCGAACCCCAACCCACAGCTGAGCCAAAGTCTTCTATTGAGCAGCAACTTTTTGCAGAACCAGAACCCAACGCCGAACCGCAACCTCCGACTGAATCCAAGACAGAGCAGGAGGCAGAACCAAGATCAAACCCAGAGCCTGCTGCTAAGCCAAGTACCACCACATCAGAGTACAGTTTCGAATCCATCAACACTACGCCAGAACCCCAACTTACATCTGAACCTTCTGCAGATCGCGAACCAAAGCTTGGACTAATCAATACAGATATATCCCAGGAGACCGAGCTCCGAACTACAACTGAACCTAAAATGGATTCCGAGGAAAATAGTCAAGAAGACAATACAAATCTACAAATAGCAAATAcaaaatacgaaaataaatTTGATGATAGTAAACTTGATGATGAAACAACCACTATGAAAACTCCAGTAACAGAATCTGTTCTAGGTCAGGAAATGAAATCCGTGTTCTCGATTTACGAGCATAAGAAGAACGAATCTGGATTAAATGATGACATGAATCACGACAGGGAAAAGATCGCTCATAAGGAAGCAACTAACATGGAAGACCTAAAAAATGAAGCTCAAACCGAATCATCCGTTAAAAATGCATCCGATACTGTTACATCTACTACTGAAAACTATATgcatttttataatgtaaatttgaAAAACGACGATTTACCAGAGAAATATTTTAGACGAGTCGAAGATGTTGTAGATGAAACTACAACTAATCATAATACCAATATGAATATGAGTAAAATGTCGGAATCAGAAGATGATATATCATTTGATCAAATCTCAAAAGACCACAAATCAAGTGTTAGCATAATGCGAGATTCTACAACTAAAGTGAACGTTGAACAACCAACAACGACGTCACCATTTACCGTATTAACTACGTCTGAAGAGGCTAAAATGAACCCTACTGAAATAAGAGAATCGAATTCAAACGATTATATTATACCTTTCCCTAATATTCAAAGATCAAATGCTATCGAAACGCCCTATCATAATGATAGTGAAAGCGCTATGAGAAATGAATCACAAAATGATGCTCCTGACAAACCTTTAAACTCAATTCTTCTTGAAGCGTCATCGCTAGCCACGAATAAACCAATAACAGAAGAAACTACAACTCTCAAACCGCAAACAACAACAGAATTCTTTATAtccaaacaaaataattcagATGCTGAACAAAGTCTTGTTTTTGCTGTTCTTGACCAGAAAAATACAACACATACCACTACTGAAAAAGAACCGTCGTACGAAGGAGTCGACATAACTTTCGATACTATAAATATGCTTTATAACCGCTCATCAAAATCATTCGAAAACCATACTGAGATAGGTAACGAAACTACTGAAATAACAGAGCCTAAAGTGAGTCCAACTACAGAATCAGATTGGTTAGTCGAACCAGTTACTGAAGTAAACTATAACGTTATGATGAGCCGCCCAGAGAAACAGGAAACAACAGAAACAAATTCACATAAACTACAAGAGATCATCAATCGTGGAATAAGCAAGGACGATATAGAGCcagattatttaaatattaatccTACCAAAACGCCTGACCAAGACGAACCATTATATGGGATGATCCACGATTACGACAATGAAGACTCTAGAGTAAAAAGAGTtaacacagaaataaaagaTGCAGCGGTGAAGAAGAATATGACCGCAAATACAAATCAAACACTACATACTAATGAATCTGAGAAATCCGTTACAATTATTACAGCGGCAGAGTCTCACAACGAATCATCTATAAACGAAAATAGTCAAGatgacacaaataaaaaaactaccGCAAATATTGACAATTctgaattaactcaaaatcaaacTACGATAAGCGAAGAGAAATCATCTGAAGAAAGTCAAACTGCTACCGAAACTCCTAAAGTCGATTTACCTACTGTTTTACCAAATGTTTCAGATAATATGTCTAACAAATTGAAAACTGAAAATGAATCCACCACAGTCAATATCAATTCTAATGAAAATCTAGAAACTACGACAACAGTAACTCAGTACGTCTACAAAGGATTCGAGAAATCTTTAGCAAATCCACTAACCAGAAACGAATCGTCACGATCATGGAACAATGAACCCGCGCCAGTTTGGGAAACAGATAACACCGATGTGAAACAACTGGAAATCCATGAGCAAGGAACTTCTGGCAATAATACTACCAATACAAGTGTAATTCATGCAGACAAGacattcacaaataaatcaacCACTACCTTATTAGAAAGCGACCTGGGAGTAATTGCGTATAACCACAGTGAGTCCATTGAAAGTCAAAATACAACACAAGTTAATAATCTAAATGTTACAATCTATGAAATACCTGGAAGTAATCAATCGGTTACAACATCGAAATCCACAACACATTCTGCAGAATACGAAGATCACGAAACTGAAATGAATCCTTTCTTACCTGAGGTTGAAAACAACAAGAGTCTTGTGAAAAAGCTTCAAGAAGGTCACGACCTTGAACCAGCAAATATGAACGAAACACAAAATGAAAACACAGATGAACATAACAGTCACTCATTAGGAGCTCCTACAGAACCTTCGAACAGTGATGCTCCAACTACAACAAAAGCTCAAGATGGTAAAGAATCTAGTACTAATGAAGATGAAGCATCTATCAACGATTTAATAAACGAAAGTTATAGCTATCCTGAAGACGAGAACAGTGGACGTGAGACAACTGAAAGAGGTCAAACAAATGCAGTCACTGATAGGCAAAAATCTAAATCAGAAGATAAAACCCAAATAGCTACCTTTTTATTAGACACAGACGATTTAGATGTTAGCAAAGATCATTCTATGGAAGGTAAGTCAGACAACTCCGCTAGTGTACCAATGAACGCAGTATCAAACATAGCAAATGATGATAGTGATTTCCTAAGTGTGGTTCCTATCGCCGATGAAAAACTTGAAGAAAGAGAAACGTTAAAAAAGAACTTCAAAAGTGGAGGTATTCAAGAACTCAATGATATAAGTGATTCACCAAAAAAGAGTGACAGAAGGACATTAGGTGCAAGCAAATTGGATTCTGTAATTAATAATGAAGCGTAA